From a single Alkalihalophilus pseudofirmus genomic region:
- a CDS encoding thymidine kinase, translating to MRVTGHEGRLEVICGSMFSGKSEELIRRVRRVSFGKLKVQVFKPAIDNRYSEEEVVSHNGTKVCAMPVRMSVDILEHVLPETQVVAVDEVQFFDEGIVAVADELANRGIRVICAGLDQDFRGEPFGPIMPLMALAEEVTKLQAVCPVCGTPASRTQRLIDGNPASYTDPIILVGASEAYEPRCRTCHEVPNKPSRIPDPAVKHGQI from the coding sequence ATGCGTGTGACGGGGCATGAAGGCCGTTTAGAAGTAATCTGTGGAAGTATGTTCTCAGGAAAATCAGAAGAGCTTATTCGCCGGGTAAGAAGAGTGAGCTTTGGGAAGCTGAAAGTACAAGTATTTAAACCAGCGATTGATAACCGCTACAGTGAGGAAGAAGTGGTTTCCCATAATGGAACAAAGGTGTGTGCGATGCCAGTGCGCATGTCCGTTGATATTCTTGAGCATGTACTGCCGGAGACACAGGTAGTAGCAGTAGATGAAGTACAGTTTTTTGATGAAGGAATTGTGGCAGTGGCAGATGAGCTGGCAAACCGCGGTATCCGCGTGATTTGCGCAGGTCTTGATCAAGATTTTCGAGGAGAGCCGTTTGGGCCGATTATGCCGCTGATGGCATTAGCAGAGGAAGTTACTAAGCTTCAAGCGGTCTGCCCGGTTTGCGGAACGCCTGCAAGCAGAACACAGCGTTTAATTGATGGCAATCCTGCTTCCTACACCGATCCAATTATCTTAGTTGGGGCATCAGAAGCATACGAGCCTCGCTGCCGTACATGTCATGAAGTGCCAAATAAGCCTTCACGCATACCTGACCCTGCTGTGAAACATGGTCAAATCTAA